The DNA sequence CTATTTTACAACTAATGGACTACGCCTGAGGAGGAAAGATCTATGGCACAATGGCATTTAAGTTATGACGGCAAGCAGGAAGGTCCCATGGATCAATCGCAAGCAGTGGCCAGGACCCGGGCCAACCCTGATGGCTTTGCCTGGCGGGAAGGGCTTGCGGAGTGGTTGCCTATATCTCAGGTGGCGGAACTGAGCCAAGCCGCTACACGGGGCGTTGCCCCACCACTGCCCAACACCCGCACCTCGCACGAGATCGACTACAAGATCATGGGCGCTGAGATGCAGTTTGTCGAGGTGGAGCTTGATCCAGGCGAAAGCGCGGTGGCCGAGGCGGGCGCAATGATGTACAAGGACAGCTCAGTGGTGATGGAGACCGTGTTCGGGGACGCCTCGAGATCAGGCGGCGGCGGAGGGTTCATGGACAAGTTGTTGGGTGCGGGCAAACGCTTGCTCACGGGCGAGAGCCTGTTCATGACGGTCTTTACCCACAATGGCCATGGCAAGGCCCATGTTGCCTTTGGCGCGCCCTATCCGGGCAATATCATCCCGGTCACCCTGACGAACGTGGACGGCTGTCTGATCTGTCAGAAGGACAGCTTCCTTTGCGCTGCCAAGGGAGTCTCCATCGGCATTCATCTGCAGCGCAAGATCCTGACGGGTCTCTTCGGGGGCGAGGGCTTTATCATGCAGAAACTGGAGGGCGATGGTCTGGTTTTCCTGCATGCGGGCGGCACTGTGGTAAAGCGCGAACTGAAACCGGGCGAAATCCTGCACGTTGACACCGGCTGCCTGGTAGCCCTGGAGAAGAATGTGCAGTTTGAGATAGAGCAGGCCGGCAACATCAAGACCGCGCTTTTTGGCGGGGAGGGCCTTTTCTTTGCGACGCTCCACGGGCCCGGGAGGGTATGGTTGCAGTCACTGCCCTTTTCGCGTCTGGCAGGACGTATGCTCCAGGCAGCTCCGCGGCGCGGCGGCAGAAAGGGCGAGGGCTCTATCCTGGGTGGCCTGGGGGGCTTGCTTGACGGAGATAATGATTAAAGGTGGAAGCTGATTAGATCTGGAAGCTCAAGGCTCAAAGCTGCAAGTCGAAAGCTGTACGTCGGCCATATTTCTTGCGGGCTTTAAGGACAACAAATATCCAGTCTCTGCCATCTGGTATCCAGCGTCAAGTGTCGAATTTTTACTCTTTGGTTCTTTGTTTTTCCCTCTGAGGCTTCAGCTTTGAGCCCTCTGCATTTCTCCGGCCCTCAAATAGTATGCCGTGATGTGTCAAAACATTGACGGGAAACCACGCCGTCAAAATGCCGGCCCATCCTGAGACTCCACGGCTTTCTTCCCTCCTTTGATCTGATGTATATCCCGATTACGCTATTCGACCTTTTGTATGTTGGTGAAACAGACCGGCATTTTGATTGTTGGCACATTAATAGCAACGAAGAAAAGGGGCAACTGATTGCATTTACCAGAGATGGACTTTTTACGAAGCCGTCAAGTTTGACTGAGGGACATTGCAATGGCCTACATGTTGAATTACGAAGAACTGGAACAACGGGTTGAGGAGTTGGAACAGGAACTCGCTGATCAAGGTCAGGCCCTGGAGGCGCTGGATCGAGCCAAAGAGGATTGGGAAAACATGTTCGATGCGGTAAGCGACATCGTCATGGTCCTAAACGATGGTGGCCGCATTTCACGTGTGAACAGGGCTGCGGCTGAAGCCTTGAATACAAAGAAGGAAAAGCTTGTGGGCAGGAAGTGTCATGAGGTAATACACGGACGAGAGCACCCAATCGAGGACTGCCCCTTGGTTCTTACCAAAAAGACGTTGAAGCCGCACACCAAAGAAATAAACGAGTCCAATATGGGCGGGTCATGCATGTGCTCTACCTCGCTCATCCTTAATCAGGAAGGCAAACTGAGAGGTTACAGCCTGACACTGAGGGATGTCACCGAAGAGAAACGTCTCGTAAGACAAGCTCAGCATGATCAGAAGATGGAAGCAGTGGGCGCACTTGCAGGCGCCATAGCCCATGAATTCAATAATTTATTGATGGGTATTCAGGGCAATGCCTCTTTAATTATGGCTGACGCTGATCACAGCAATGCAGTGTACGAGAAAATGGAGAAGGTCGAAGGATACATAAGAAGGGGCCATGAACTCACCAAACAACTCCTGGGTTTTACCAGCGGAGGCGATTACGAGGTCAAACCAACTGATCTCAATGAACTGGTGAAGAGGAGTTCTGGAGTGTTTGGGTCAACCAGAGAAGCGATAAAGATGCGTGCGAGGTTTCAGCAGGATGTCTGGAGGGCTGAAGTGGACGAGGGCCAGATAGAACAAGTGCTGTTGAACATGTATTACAATGCCTGGCAGGCCATGGCCGAGGGCGGGGAACTTGATATTGAAACCGAAAACGTTGAATTTGACGATGACTATGCCGAGTTTTTCGGTGTGAGACGCGGTCATTATGTAAGGATCTCTATTACTGA is a window from the Deltaproteobacteria bacterium genome containing:
- a CDS encoding TIGR00266 family protein, translating into MAQWHLSYDGKQEGPMDQSQAVARTRANPDGFAWREGLAEWLPISQVAELSQAATRGVAPPLPNTRTSHEIDYKIMGAEMQFVEVELDPGESAVAEAGAMMYKDSSVVMETVFGDASRSGGGGGFMDKLLGAGKRLLTGESLFMTVFTHNGHGKAHVAFGAPYPGNIIPVTLTNVDGCLICQKDSFLCAAKGVSIGIHLQRKILTGLFGGEGFIMQKLEGDGLVFLHAGGTVVKRELKPGEILHVDTGCLVALEKNVQFEIEQAGNIKTALFGGEGLFFATLHGPGRVWLQSLPFSRLAGRMLQAAPRRGGRKGEGSILGGLGGLLDGDND
- a CDS encoding response regulator codes for the protein MAYMLNYEELEQRVEELEQELADQGQALEALDRAKEDWENMFDAVSDIVMVLNDGGRISRVNRAAAEALNTKKEKLVGRKCHEVIHGREHPIEDCPLVLTKKTLKPHTKEINESNMGGSCMCSTSLILNQEGKLRGYSLTLRDVTEEKRLVRQAQHDQKMEAVGALAGAIAHEFNNLLMGIQGNASLIMADADHSNAVYEKMEKVEGYIRRGHELTKQLLGFTSGGDYEVKPTDLNELVKRSSGVFGSTREAIKMRARFQQDVWRAEVDEGQIEQVLLNMYYNAWQAMAEGGELDIETENVEFDDDYAEFFGVRRGHYVRISITDTGIGMDQATQAMIFEPFFTTKRMGAGLGLAFAYRIVQNHGGVINVYSEQGHGTTFNIYLPVSEKEVTEETDRSAEILTGTGTILMVDDESIILEVGEEMLKQMGYKVLLARGGREAVDLYEKNKGEIDLVILDMIMPDMDGGKTYERMKELDPDVKVLLASGYSVTSQVTHILEQGCNGFIQKPFNMKRLSHKIMEILDRENE